The Malus sylvestris chromosome 3, drMalSylv7.2, whole genome shotgun sequence genomic sequence CTTTATGCTCCGGGGTCTTGTCCTTGGATCGATGAGCCTTTCGATTGTTTTCTGAATGGAAGGCCAGACAATGGATACGAGAGGTATAGATGGCAACCAAAACGTTGCAATATCCCAAGGTAATTAATTTGCGGACTTTTCTACTTATAATTGGAGTACGCTTTGTTCATActatgttttattttcttttacttcTAAACCAAGGCAACCTCTAAGAGTGTTTATACTTCAAGTTGCTCTAAGTTCAAACTGATTTTCGTAATGGCGTGCATTTATATTGCATTTGCTACATTGGTTCTGTTAATAAAGCTTCTTGGTTTCGGTGTTGTGCAGGTTGAATGGTAAGAAGATGTTGAGATTGTTGACGGGGAAGCGTCTGGTTTTTGTTGGCGATTCTCTCAACAGGAATATGTGGGAGTCTTTGCTATGTGTTCTTAGAAACTCAGTGGATGATAAGAACAAAGTCTATGAAGTTTCTGGTAGGCAAGAATTTCGCACAGAGGGCTCTTACTCCTTTGTTTTCGAGGTATGTTAGTTTCGATTTCATAGCCTCATAAATTCTTCCTTCTTACCTTTCGGCCTTGTTCATCTTATTAAGTAATATTAATGTATTTGTTGTTCAATGGATCAATAGGAGTACAACTGTTCCGTGGAGTTCTTTCAATCACGGTTTCTAGTTCAAGAATGGGAGATGCCGGAACCAAGTGGATCAAAGAAGGAAACGCTTCGCATTGATTTGATTGAGAGATCCTCTGACAACTTCAAAAATGCAGATGTTCTCATCTTCAACACAGGTCACTGGTGGACTCATGAGAAAACTTCCAGCGGGTAATTCTCCTGCTCACTCTACGTCATGGATTTTTTGGAAAGTAGTCACTACGCAGCgaagttaaaatatttataaatctTGCAGGAAGGGTTACTATCAAGAGGGTAGCCATATTTATGGTGAACTGAATGTTGACGATGCATTTCGCAAGGCTTTAACGACATGGGCTCAATGGATAGACACCAATGTAAATCCTAAGAAAACTGCTGTTTTCTTCCGGGGCTATTCACCTTCTCACTTTAGGTACATTTTGAAGACATGAAATACTTCAACTTGGTTAACAAATGTATTGCATCTTGCTAATCTTTTTACTCACAGAGGCGGAGCATGGAATTCTGGAGGGCATTGCCATGGCGAAACAAAGCCAACTACCAGCTTGGAATCCACGGAATATGGAGGAGAGTATCCAACAAACATGAAAATCTTTGACTCGGTACTCAAGGGGATGAAGACGCCAGTCAACTATCTGAACATTACAACAATGACTGATTTTCGGAAGGATGCTCATCCATCGATTTACAGAAAGCCGAATTTAACTGAGGAGGAGCGAAAACGGCCTATGATCCAGGATTGCAGTCACTGGTGCCTCCCTGGCGTTCCTGATACATGGAACGAGCTTATATATGCTCAACTCCTCAAACATAACCAGAAACAGCATAGACAGAAGAAACAGCAAAATCAGAGGACAACTTCTTAAAtatggagaaaaaaaattatatagtaTACATGTTTTGTTGGAAAGCTCACCGTATGGAGAATATCGAACAAGTATGCTCAAACGAAGGATAAGAGCAATAGTTGTAGACTTGTAGTTAGGCAAAGAGGTGGGGCAATGTGGTCTAGTGAAAAATTGTGTTTCCAGTTGTGGGATAGAGGTGGTGAGGGAAACAGGATTTAGCCCTTGCGTCCTCTCTGGTGCATTTGAAGGAGAGGCTTGAAAAATCGGTGACTCGAAACAGCGAGTGCCGGTGATCATGGTGGTCGCAGAAGCTGGTTTTCGTATTGAGAAGGTCATGAATATAAAATTCTGGTATAGTACTGGTTTAACGCCACAATGTGCAGTTGTGGTTGCAACTTTAAGAGCCTTAAAATGCCTGCATGACTGAGACTGTGGCTCTGGCTGAAGCCGGTTACATGAAATTTTCCAGGCATGTCTCAAACACGAAACACTAGAGTGTAAGCGTGGTTGTTACTGCAAACAAATTTTCGATTGATAGTGAAGCAGAACTAAATGCAGTCAGAAATATGCAGCATTGTGCAGCCGGGGCATGTCAGCACTTAATTATACTCATCATGCACTTTGTGGAGAAGCGGTTAGTCACTTCATCCCATTAGTCTTATTATTGGCTAAAGGAATTGGACATCAATTTCTTGTATCAGAAGAAATGAGTCACTATTAATATCGACACATATGAGATCGCCAGCCCTTCGGGAGTTCCTCTATTTTCTTCTTGCTTGCATTGCAGATCCTACTAAAACTTTCAATCCCAGTTTTATATTGTGGTTGGAACAACGAGCACAATGCCGGATTTTCTGACTAGGCCTCGTGTCTATCACATTGATCTTGACACCACCTATCGGAAATTAGGTTATCAGTCTTGCTTGAAAATCAATGTATATGTTTGTGGTGGAATTTTCCCGTGGGGGATGTTTCCtgtccgacgagcacacagctccccgagaggtttggcgtcggttgagggctgctgtcgggttTCTGTTTCactgtcgggcaagtctcgtcgggcaagactagtcgggcaagtctcgtcgggcaagtctcgtcgggccgggctgaaagagaaggacagagttaactttgagaggtgcctttgtggggccttaggtgtaggccttgaggctcacaatcaaggttaacttttaggtgctcaggcgtgccactgccatcttcagtatggcagatgtaaaatggatgtcgagttttagttgtatatatgtatagtatatatccaagaaaccgtgttagttataacatggtgcctttgtggggccttaggtgtaggccttgaggcttcccataaataactaaaccagtgcttgCACACATAATATTTATTCTCGTGATTGTAGGAGCTttataactattatatttctgattacccgaatctGAGAGGTAgaacgaacccaaataggtgcctttgtggggccttaggtgtaggccttaaggcttcccatcagaattcattcTTATACTCAGACTCTCTAGATCGtagaacggaatgaatccaaatgggtgcctttgtggggccttagttgtaggccttgaggcttcccatcagaattcgttCCATGGTCTAACGTTCTAcaataatcatgatataatagaaacaaaactaaaggttaGGTCGATTACTtacgccccaagtaacttcggacttctcgtttatcaaggactgtcgtggatgggttaagtccacataaggctcttttttatgccttgaggccaaggacttttaactgatcagatttacatgctcgagggcttagaacttggatttggtttgaacactgaagatatattcaaatcggatccaagtactgagaaagccttttaataatcattttgctagaaacaacttgaatataactggaagtatacaacatatttctaggctaatgaatgaaaagacacaaaacaaagaaggtcgggcaacaTTTAACCTTATCGGGTAAGGCTGCTCGTCCTTctggttcctatctttgtggtttaagGGTCTGTATCTTTGTGGTTTAAGGGTCTGAaagctttagagagagagaaagagaaagtttTACAAgaaatgaatcgatactacagcaaggttgaacagggtagcagagctataaCAGAGGTTTAAGAGAAGGTttatcccgagagggatgaaggcttgggctgactacagcttcgttttgaaggcaaatctggctttgagcagagtttgtgcttgcatttgtttgtttgattgagtgtcctcaTTCCTGGTTTTTCCTTCTCCTTATATAGGCAACTCGGCTTGGCATTCTGTAGCagcagctttgcccgaatgcggtttgagggtgatgactcatcagttattttacatgtaatgccaccataaagtactttatgggttGTGTAGCTgttcagtctacaccacttggcctttgggtaggtaagcaagtggtctttatgagttgtaccaagtcAGGAAAGGCCTTGTCTGTTTTTCTGAATTTCGGCTGGGCTTCGGCTTCAGGCCCTTTTTTGGGCCAACccctttcttgagcccaaagttcaagttttgatccaaacagtgcccccttcaattgatatttagcctggaattccaggcgccaatattaaTTGAAAAAGCTCTGTATTAAAACCCACAAATTCCTTGCGTTTGAACTCTCTAATCCCCTGTGTTCCTAGCAAGAAATTCCTCCGTAATTTTTAGAAATCTCCTAATCATCCCAGCCATTTTCTTCCTTTAAATTTTTCAGACTTTTCTTACTTTGTTGCTTGATAAGGTTTTTACCTTCATCAATTTCTTTGGTATCCCCTTTCTTGAACAACTGCATCAAATGGCTTCAGGATCTGGCCAAACCCAACCCTTCTATAAATCTGGCGAAGGAATCACCACTCTACGTCGTCTACTCAACGGGCTACATCGC encodes the following:
- the LOC126616200 gene encoding protein trichome birefringence-like, yielding MEGSRRRNETKKHAHSHSPSSKDSNGKRGSKKKTDSKKMSTKKQGKQSELKSKLTNGCDIFDGRWVRDDSYPLYAPGSCPWIDEPFDCFLNGRPDNGYERYRWQPKRCNIPRLNGKKMLRLLTGKRLVFVGDSLNRNMWESLLCVLRNSVDDKNKVYEVSGRQEFRTEGSYSFVFEEYNCSVEFFQSRFLVQEWEMPEPSGSKKETLRIDLIERSSDNFKNADVLIFNTGHWWTHEKTSSGKGYYQEGSHIYGELNVDDAFRKALTTWAQWIDTNVNPKKTAVFFRGYSPSHFRGGAWNSGGHCHGETKPTTSLESTEYGGEYPTNMKIFDSVLKGMKTPVNYLNITTMTDFRKDAHPSIYRKPNLTEEERKRPMIQDCSHWCLPGVPDTWNELIYAQLLKHNQKQHRQKKQQNQRTTS